One Chlamydiota bacterium DNA window includes the following coding sequences:
- a CDS encoding HlyC/CorC family transporter, giving the protein MLTWLSAAAFLSVVFFCTLGSAALQGISIERLWKIRQGGGRAAAGVEYWITHSQQIIWSFRVISRISCVALALLVASLIQERSLPPYVFIIALVASTVLIAFPGSLIPSAWAQLAGEKIGLNLMPLIRTIGAVLSPLSTGSQALMNLALKMLGRPPLRFSALPLRSELEQCMGGVERAGMLSEEEKKMVRRIFAFHEIEAREIMTPRVAMRCLSEQETLARAIELVRAEHLSRIPIYRESPDNIVGVLLSKDLLVRLAEPGGAETKVGVLAREPLFVPETNGARALLAEMRKRQTHMAIVVDEYGVTTGLVTMENILEAIVGEIKDEYDPLDERHYEKVGDGVYRVDAQLSVNDARVELGIDVPERQEYDTLAGFVCAFCGRVPAAGELMEWGGYSFKVLDATKRSVRTLEIRGVRK; this is encoded by the coding sequence ATGCTCACCTGGCTTTCCGCCGCCGCGTTCCTGTCGGTGGTCTTCTTCTGCACCCTGGGCAGCGCCGCGCTCCAGGGGATATCGATCGAGCGCCTCTGGAAGATCAGACAGGGCGGCGGGAGGGCCGCCGCGGGGGTGGAGTACTGGATCACGCACTCCCAGCAGATCATCTGGTCGTTCCGCGTGATCAGCCGGATCTCCTGCGTGGCGCTCGCCCTGCTGGTCGCCTCCCTCATCCAGGAGCGCTCGCTCCCGCCGTACGTCTTCATCATCGCCCTCGTCGCCTCGACGGTGCTCATCGCCTTCCCGGGTAGCCTCATCCCCTCGGCGTGGGCGCAGCTCGCGGGGGAGAAGATCGGCCTCAACCTGATGCCCCTCATCCGGACGATCGGCGCCGTTCTCAGCCCCCTCTCGACCGGATCCCAGGCGCTGATGAACCTCGCCTTGAAGATGCTCGGGCGCCCCCCGCTCCGTTTCTCAGCCCTGCCCCTGCGGAGCGAGCTCGAACAGTGCATGGGCGGCGTCGAACGGGCGGGGATGCTCTCCGAGGAGGAGAAGAAGATGGTGCGGCGCATCTTCGCGTTCCACGAGATCGAGGCGCGCGAGATCATGACGCCGCGGGTCGCGATGCGGTGCCTCTCGGAACAGGAGACGCTCGCCAGGGCGATCGAACTCGTCCGGGCAGAGCATCTGTCGCGGATCCCGATCTACCGCGAGAGCCCCGACAACATCGTGGGGGTGCTCCTGTCGAAGGACCTCCTCGTGCGGTTGGCGGAGCCCGGCGGGGCGGAGACGAAGGTGGGGGTTCTCGCCCGCGAGCCGCTCTTCGTCCCGGAGACGAACGGGGCCCGCGCCCTGCTGGCGGAGATGCGGAAGCGCCAGACGCACATGGCGATCGTCGTGGACGAGTACGGGGTCACGACCGGCCTCGTGACGATGGAGAACATCCTCGAGGCGATCGTCGGGGAGATCAAGGACGAGTACGATCCGCTCGACGAGCGCCACTACGAGAAGGTCGGCGACGGCGTCTACCGGGTCGACGCGCAGCTCTCGGTCAACGACGCGCGCGTGGAGCTGGGCATCGACGTGCCCGAACGACAGGAGTACGACACGCTCGCCGGCTTCGTCTGCGCCTTCTGCGGCCGCGTGCCCGCCGCCGGGGAACTGATGGAGTGGGGGGGGTATTCGTTCAAGGTTCTCGACGCCACGAAGCGGAGCGTGCGCACGCTGGAGATCAGGGGGGTGAGGAAATAG
- a CDS encoding phosphatase PAP2 family protein, translated as MERNRLIDSFNCAIEGIVYVLKTQRNMRIHFTAGALVLVLALVLDLPRIDFLFVCLAIFLMLFAEMVNTAAELTIDLISETYHPLARLVKDIGAGAALLAAVNATIIGYLVFARRVEPSILAGAEAVRSLSLHAVFLALLVVMMAAVGIKIASRRGTPLRGGMPSAHAAVAFAAATLVAILVPSSFPALFLAYLLALMVAQGRVASGIHTVSEAVLGALLGAVVTLLLYRLYCRVG; from the coding sequence ATGGAGCGCAACCGGCTGATCGACAGCTTCAACTGCGCCATCGAGGGGATCGTCTACGTCCTCAAGACGCAGCGCAACATGCGCATCCACTTCACCGCCGGCGCCCTGGTGCTGGTGCTGGCCCTCGTCCTCGACCTGCCGAGGATCGACTTCCTCTTCGTCTGCCTCGCCATCTTCTTGATGCTCTTCGCGGAGATGGTCAACACCGCGGCGGAGCTCACCATCGACCTGATCAGCGAGACCTACCACCCGCTCGCGCGGCTGGTGAAGGATATCGGCGCCGGGGCGGCGCTGCTCGCGGCCGTCAACGCGACGATCATCGGCTACCTCGTCTTCGCCCGGCGCGTCGAACCGTCGATCCTCGCGGGCGCCGAGGCGGTCAGGAGCCTGTCGCTCCACGCCGTGTTCCTCGCCTTGCTGGTCGTCATGATGGCGGCGGTGGGGATCAAGATCGCGTCCCGCCGCGGGACGCCGCTCCGCGGCGGGATGCCGAGCGCGCACGCCGCCGTGGCCTTCGCCGCGGCGACCCTCGTCGCGATCCTCGTCCCGTCGTCGTTCCCGGCGCTGTTCCTGGCCTACCTGCTGGCGTTGATGGTCGCGCAGGGCAGGGTGGCGTCCGGCATCCACACGGTCTCCGAGGCCGTTCTCGGGGCGCTCCTCGGCGCCGTCGTCACGCTGCTGCTCTACCGGCTCTACTGCCGGGTCGGGTAA